One genomic window of Terriglobia bacterium includes the following:
- a CDS encoding glycosyltransferase, producing MDISVVIPTWKGKHLLEAYLPSVVTATDCYREQGGHETEILVVEDAGGDGTPQWLKEQYSGRIALIEHEHNLGFSAACQTGFEAARYPVVLLLNNDVRLRPDCILPLAEHFADPGVFAVTGKLLNQAEDVFCNGGKVARFRRGMWSTYQNYDLLPGADPAQPLLSFTAIGAFSAYDRARFLDLGGFDPLTAMVEDIELSYRAWKRGWMIKYEPRSIACHDASQTMDRRYKRCALNKISRRSRILMHWMLLHDPHMFRLHQLSIALRLLASWLVLDWRFYWAVGTGFAHLPTILRKRRATRRTMARTDRELLELLQRFYSTAPIALY from the coding sequence ATGGACATTTCGGTTGTCATACCTACGTGGAAAGGGAAGCATCTGCTCGAGGCCTACCTCCCCTCCGTGGTCACCGCGACTGACTGCTATCGCGAACAAGGTGGGCATGAAACCGAGATCCTGGTCGTGGAAGACGCCGGGGGAGATGGCACACCTCAATGGCTGAAAGAACAGTACTCGGGCCGGATCGCGCTCATCGAGCACGAGCACAATCTCGGATTTTCTGCCGCATGCCAGACCGGCTTTGAAGCGGCACGGTATCCTGTCGTCCTTCTCCTCAACAACGATGTGCGCTTGAGACCGGATTGTATCCTCCCTCTGGCAGAGCACTTCGCGGATCCCGGAGTTTTCGCCGTCACAGGAAAGCTGCTGAATCAGGCGGAAGACGTTTTCTGCAACGGGGGCAAGGTAGCTCGCTTTCGCCGAGGCATGTGGAGCACCTACCAGAACTACGACCTCCTGCCCGGAGCCGATCCAGCCCAGCCTCTGCTGTCCTTTACGGCCATTGGAGCTTTTTCGGCCTATGACCGCGCCAGGTTCCTGGATCTAGGCGGGTTTGATCCCCTGACCGCTATGGTTGAGGACATCGAGCTATCCTACCGCGCCTGGAAGCGAGGGTGGATGATAAAATACGAGCCGCGCAGCATCGCTTGCCACGACGCCAGCCAGACCATGGACCGGCGCTATAAGCGCTGTGCACTCAACAAGATCTCACGCCGCAGCCGCATTCTGATGCACTGGATGTTGCTGCATGATCCGCACATGTTCCGGCTTCATCAACTGTCGATCGCGTTACGCCTGCTGGCGAGCTGGCTGGTGCTGGATTGGCGCTTTTATTGGGCCGTCGGCACCGGGTTTGCCCATCTGCCGACGATTCTCCGGAAGAGACGCGCAACCCGCCGGACAATGGCCAGGACGGATCGGGAGCTGCTCGAATTGCTGCAGCGCTTCTACAGCACGGCTCCGATCGCCCTCTACTAG
- a CDS encoding ABC transporter ATP-binding protein has translation MSAAQVQIQAGQDWKAAHATSSEALIKVVDLHKFYEMGDTRVHALRGIRLEIRRGEFVAIMGASGSGKSTFMNLLGCLDKPTEGTYLLEDTNVAELSRVELAHIRNERIGFVFQGFNLLSRTTALENVELPLIYARMRARDRRRLAQEALVKVGLADRTHHIPSQLSGGQQQRVAIARSLVNRPAILLADEPTGNLDSRTSVEIMQVFQELNESENLTIILVTHEPDIAEYSKRIITFRDGQITRDQPVLRRRIAAEVLASMPPAED, from the coding sequence ATGAGTGCGGCACAGGTGCAAATACAGGCGGGACAAGACTGGAAGGCGGCGCATGCGACCAGCAGCGAGGCGCTCATCAAGGTGGTGGATCTCCACAAGTTTTACGAAATGGGGGATACGAGGGTGCACGCCCTGCGCGGCATCCGTCTCGAAATCCGCCGCGGCGAGTTCGTCGCCATCATGGGCGCGTCGGGCTCGGGAAAATCGACCTTCATGAACCTGCTCGGCTGCCTGGACAAGCCCACCGAAGGAACCTACCTGCTCGAGGATACGAATGTGGCGGAACTGTCGCGCGTCGAACTTGCCCACATCCGCAACGAGCGCATCGGTTTTGTCTTCCAGGGCTTCAACCTGCTGAGCCGGACCACCGCGCTCGAGAACGTGGAGCTGCCGCTGATTTACGCGCGCATGCGCGCACGGGACCGGCGCCGGCTTGCCCAGGAAGCGCTCGTGAAGGTAGGGCTGGCAGACAGAACTCATCACATCCCGTCGCAGCTCTCCGGCGGGCAGCAGCAGCGGGTGGCAATCGCCCGGTCGCTCGTGAATCGGCCGGCCATTCTGCTTGCCGATGAGCCGACGGGCAACCTCGACAGCCGTACGAGCGTCGAAATCATGCAGGTGTTCCAGGAACTGAACGAAAGTGAAAATCTGACAATTATCCTGGTCACCCATGAGCCCGACATTGCCGAATACAGCAAACGCATCATCACCTTCCGCGACGGGCAGATCACCCGGGATCAGCCGGTGCTGAGACGGCGCATCGCTGCAGAGGTTCTCGCCAGCATGCCGCCTGCGGAGGACTGA
- a CDS encoding efflux RND transporter periplasmic adaptor subunit translates to MTAKKRWYTSKYLWITFVIIGAMGGFGTYEFFTVKADKPAYLLGTIERGDVVLQVACTGTLAAVTTVQVGTQVSGTVAELYADFNSEVKKGQLLAKLDPELFDTQVQQAEANVRTAEASLNDDKATIANAKANFEKAKVDVLNLQRKLNMQKRLWDQGLIARDDLDTAQANLDASVATEEAAQSQIDSCQARFKADEQRLGQAQASLDQAKVNLEHTIITSPISGTIISRSIDRGQTVAASFSSPTLFTIGEDLTKMQVSTNIDEADVGKIRTGMEATFAVDAYPGETFRGTISQIRLAATTVQNVVTYNAMIDVPNPQLKLKPGMTANVKILIDKADNVLKIPNSALRFKPGFSDQDMEAAFRLAGEEKYYAQLKALSAKAGGTLATPAGGMQMGLAPKGAGAGNRSASSGGAGNSQQPAANARPNQSARGRRVALWVLREDKSLRPIVVKLGLTDGVQTEIDPGKLTEGDKIVIGLENAQGRPAANAATRPPGFGGPMGGMGRGMR, encoded by the coding sequence ATGACAGCTAAAAAGCGTTGGTACACAAGCAAATACCTCTGGATAACCTTTGTCATCATAGGCGCCATGGGAGGATTCGGAACTTACGAGTTCTTCACCGTAAAAGCAGACAAGCCCGCCTACCTGCTGGGGACCATCGAACGCGGCGATGTCGTGCTCCAGGTCGCCTGCACGGGAACCCTTGCAGCCGTGACAACTGTGCAGGTCGGAACACAAGTGTCCGGCACCGTTGCCGAGCTCTATGCCGATTTCAACTCCGAGGTCAAGAAGGGACAGCTCCTGGCCAAGCTGGACCCCGAGCTGTTCGACACGCAGGTACAGCAGGCGGAAGCCAACGTGCGCACGGCGGAGGCGAGCCTGAACGACGACAAGGCAACAATTGCCAACGCCAAAGCCAACTTCGAGAAAGCCAAAGTGGACGTGCTCAACCTGCAACGGAAGCTTAACATGCAAAAGCGGCTATGGGATCAAGGCTTGATCGCTCGAGACGATCTCGATACCGCGCAGGCAAATCTGGATGCATCTGTCGCAACGGAGGAGGCAGCCCAGTCGCAAATCGACTCGTGCCAGGCCCGTTTCAAAGCCGATGAACAGCGCCTGGGCCAGGCGCAGGCAAGCCTGGACCAAGCCAAGGTCAATCTCGAGCACACGATCATCACCAGCCCAATATCCGGAACCATCATTTCCCGCAGCATCGACCGGGGCCAGACGGTGGCGGCCAGTTTCTCCTCACCCACCCTGTTTACCATCGGCGAGGATCTTACCAAGATGCAGGTCAGCACCAATATCGATGAAGCGGATGTCGGCAAAATCAGGACCGGGATGGAGGCAACATTCGCCGTGGACGCCTATCCGGGAGAAACGTTTCGGGGCACAATCAGCCAGATTCGCCTGGCTGCGACGACGGTGCAGAACGTTGTCACGTACAACGCCATGATCGATGTTCCCAATCCGCAGCTCAAGCTCAAGCCGGGGATGACCGCCAACGTCAAGATCCTGATCGACAAGGCAGACAACGTGCTCAAGATTCCCAATTCGGCGCTCCGCTTCAAGCCGGGCTTCTCGGACCAGGATATGGAAGCAGCCTTCCGGCTTGCGGGCGAGGAAAAATACTACGCTCAGCTGAAAGCCCTCAGCGCCAAAGCAGGCGGGACCCTAGCGACACCCGCCGGCGGCATGCAAATGGGATTGGCGCCGAAGGGTGCAGGTGCCGGCAACAGGAGCGCCTCATCGGGCGGAGCAGGTAACAGTCAGCAACCCGCGGCCAACGCCAGGCCGAACCAAAGCGCGCGCGGCAGGCGCGTCGCCCTCTGGGTGCTCAGGGAGGACAAATCGCTCCGGCCGATCGTTGTCAAGCTGGGCCTTACCGATGGAGTCCAAACCGAAATCGACCCGGGAAAGTTGACAGAGGGTGACAAGATCGTAATCGGTCTGGAAAACGCGCAAGGCAGGCCGGCTGCGAATGCAGCAACGCGGCCGCCGGGATTCGGCGGACCGATGGGCGGCATGGGCAGAGGGATGCGCTGA
- a CDS encoding glycosyltransferase family 2 protein codes for MEPISATLITHNEEVNVEEALQSLAWAEEIVVVDSGSTDATVEICRRYTDRIFTRGWTGFVDQKNHAVDQASHDWILSLDADERIGPELSREIEQLRRAGFGRMGYRMPRVAFFMGRWIRHGDWYPDYQLRLFDRRRGRWRGGRVHESVQVEGMPGVLRGEILHYTYRSFSDYLRRLETYSTLAAQDYRQKGRTASMTRVLGNPLAAFMKGYLLKRGFLDGAPGTMVAIMGAVSVYFKYAKLYELQRKSATSDLRRGGA; via the coding sequence ATGGAACCTATATCCGCAACCCTGATCACGCACAACGAGGAAGTGAACGTTGAGGAGGCGCTCCAGTCGTTGGCCTGGGCCGAAGAAATCGTGGTCGTCGACAGCGGCAGCACGGATGCAACAGTCGAGATCTGCCGCCGATACACGGACAGGATTTTCACGCGGGGCTGGACGGGTTTCGTGGATCAGAAAAACCATGCCGTCGACCAGGCAAGCCACGACTGGATTCTCTCGCTGGACGCCGACGAACGGATCGGACCGGAACTGAGCCGCGAAATCGAGCAGTTGCGGCGGGCGGGCTTCGGGCGGATGGGATACCGTATGCCGCGCGTCGCTTTTTTCATGGGCCGGTGGATCCGGCACGGCGACTGGTATCCCGATTACCAGCTGCGGCTCTTCGATCGCAGGCGCGGCCGCTGGCGGGGCGGGCGCGTCCATGAATCCGTGCAGGTCGAGGGAATGCCAGGCGTCCTCCGGGGCGAAATCCTGCATTACACCTATCGCAGTTTTTCCGACTACCTGCGGCGCCTGGAGACTTACTCCACCCTTGCAGCCCAGGACTACCGGCAGAAAGGCAGAACCGCATCGATGACCAGGGTACTGGGAAACCCGCTCGCCGCATTCATGAAAGGATACCTGCTGAAGCGCGGTTTTCTGGACGGCGCGCCAGGCACGATGGTAGCCATCATGGGTGCCGTTTCGGTCTACTTCAAATACGCCAAGCTCTACGAGCTCCAGAGGAAAAGCGCGACCTCCGACCTCCGACGCGGAGGTGCGTAA
- a CDS encoding NTP transferase domain-containing protein, translating to MKGIVLAGGLGSRMYPLTKVTNKHLLPIYHKPMIYYPIETLVGAGIREILIVTGGKNAGDFLRLLGNGKEFGLKHINYTYQEGEGGIAAALALAEFFADREPVCVILGDNIIEGSIATYVENFKRQGSGSRILLKEVDDPQRFGVAKIQGKRIVRIDEKPQVPASKYAVTGIYMYDGEVFDIVKGLKPSARGELEITDVNNYYIEKGKLEYDILEGWWTDAGTFESLLRASNLVAQQIQRGEAAAGKA from the coding sequence ATGAAAGGAATAGTGTTGGCCGGGGGGCTCGGCTCCCGTATGTACCCACTCACCAAGGTGACCAACAAGCACCTGCTGCCCATCTATCACAAGCCGATGATCTACTACCCGATCGAAACCCTGGTCGGCGCCGGGATCCGCGAAATCCTGATCGTGACCGGTGGAAAAAACGCCGGCGATTTCCTTCGGCTGCTCGGTAATGGGAAGGAGTTCGGGCTGAAGCACATCAACTATACCTACCAGGAAGGGGAAGGAGGTATTGCCGCGGCCCTGGCTTTGGCCGAGTTCTTTGCCGACCGCGAGCCCGTCTGCGTCATTCTGGGCGACAACATCATCGAAGGCTCCATCGCCACCTATGTGGAAAATTTCAAGAGGCAGGGATCGGGAAGCCGCATCCTTCTCAAAGAAGTCGATGACCCGCAGCGCTTCGGTGTCGCCAAGATCCAGGGCAAGCGGATCGTGCGCATCGATGAGAAGCCCCAGGTCCCGGCATCAAAATACGCGGTCACCGGGATCTACATGTACGACGGCGAAGTCTTCGATATTGTGAAGGGACTGAAGCCTTCGGCACGAGGCGAGCTCGAGATCACCGACGTGAACAACTACTACATCGAGAAAGGCAAACTTGAGTACGACATTCTGGAGGGCTGGTGGACGGATGCCGGCACGTTTGAATCCCTGCTCCGCGCTTCGAATCTGGTCGCTCAACAGATCCAGCGGGGAGAAGCCGCCGCCGGAAAGGCTTGA
- a CDS encoding acyl-CoA dehydrogenase, with protein MSANLPEPEGGALPLTILSEEERMFRTSVREFAEEQVRPHVSRMDREARMDPELIRKFFELGLMGVGVPEAYGGGGNFFMAVQAVEELSRVDGAAGVVVDVQNTLVCNAIVRWGTEDQKRKYLPRLCTDIVGSYALSEAGSGSDAFALATKAEERDGGFVLNGRKLWITNAGEAGLFIIFANVNPQLGYRGITAFLVERDTPGFTVGKKEDKLGIRASSTCELILEECFVPRAQVLGEVGKGYKVSIETLNEGRIGIGAQMVGVAQGALEGAINYARERKQFGQPIANFQSVQFQIARIATELEAARLMVYNAARLRMSGSPFTKEAAMAKLFASEMAEKVCGESLEIYGGYGYTKEFPAEKYYRDAKIGKIYEGTSNMQLQTIAKLILSQ; from the coding sequence ATGTCTGCCAATTTACCTGAGCCGGAAGGCGGCGCGCTGCCGTTGACGATTCTGTCGGAAGAAGAGCGGATGTTTCGAACCAGCGTCCGTGAGTTTGCGGAGGAACAGGTCCGTCCGCATGTCAGCAGGATGGATCGGGAGGCCAGGATGGATCCCGAACTGATCCGAAAGTTCTTCGAACTGGGTCTGATGGGAGTGGGTGTGCCGGAAGCCTATGGCGGGGGCGGGAACTTCTTTATGGCCGTCCAGGCAGTGGAGGAACTCTCCCGGGTGGACGGGGCGGCCGGCGTCGTCGTGGATGTGCAGAACACCCTGGTCTGTAACGCCATCGTGCGCTGGGGTACGGAGGATCAGAAACGGAAGTATCTCCCGCGCCTGTGCACCGACATCGTCGGTTCTTACGCCCTTTCCGAAGCCGGGTCGGGCAGCGATGCCTTTGCGCTTGCGACGAAGGCGGAGGAGCGCGATGGCGGATTCGTCCTCAACGGGCGCAAGCTCTGGATCACGAATGCCGGCGAGGCCGGCCTCTTCATCATCTTTGCCAACGTCAATCCGCAACTCGGCTATCGGGGCATTACGGCGTTCCTGGTCGAGCGCGATACGCCCGGCTTCACGGTGGGCAAAAAAGAAGACAAGCTGGGCATCCGCGCCAGCTCGACTTGCGAGCTGATTCTGGAAGAGTGTTTTGTACCGCGCGCGCAGGTACTGGGCGAGGTGGGCAAGGGCTACAAGGTGTCGATCGAGACTCTCAATGAGGGCCGGATCGGCATCGGCGCGCAGATGGTCGGCGTTGCCCAGGGCGCTCTCGAGGGCGCCATCAATTACGCGCGCGAGAGGAAGCAGTTCGGCCAGCCGATCGCGAACTTCCAGAGCGTGCAGTTTCAAATCGCGCGCATCGCGACCGAACTGGAAGCCGCTCGCCTCATGGTTTATAACGCGGCCCGCCTGAGGATGTCCGGCAGCCCATTTACCAAGGAAGCCGCCATGGCAAAACTTTTCGCATCCGAAATGGCGGAGAAGGTGTGCGGCGAGAGCCTGGAGATCTACGGCGGCTACGGCTACACCAAGGAATTCCCGGCCGAGAAATACTATCGCGATGCCAAGATCGGAAAGATCTACGAGGGCACATCCAATATGCAGCTGCAGACCATCGCAAAGCTTATCCTCTCCCAATAA
- a CDS encoding phosphoesterase — MKMKVYYHDNCFDGLASAAVFSDFYRRRIRGGAEFEYEGLAHRAGQLFLDVRFDGDENAIVDFKYSSDPRLTWWFDHHQSAFLSAEDERHFRADRSGKKFHDPTYKSCTKFIAHMVSNNFDFDPSRLNELIHWADIIDGAQFPDAHSAVELGAPAMKLMMVIEGSRDPKSSRKLIEDFQVKSLDEIMALGWVQSAFRPLYERHLKSIDIIREHAQYAQGTVYFDISDYKDMEGYNKFIPYYLFPDAIYCVGVSRSSFRSKISVGSNPWSGRPRIHNLAALCERHGGGGHPVVGAISFAPEDLPRARRIAHEIARELRNE; from the coding sequence ATGAAGATGAAAGTTTATTATCACGACAACTGTTTTGATGGCCTGGCCTCCGCCGCGGTATTCAGCGATTTCTATCGCCGCAGGATCCGTGGGGGCGCCGAATTCGAGTACGAGGGGCTGGCGCACCGTGCCGGGCAGCTCTTCCTGGATGTGCGGTTCGACGGGGACGAGAATGCCATTGTCGATTTTAAATACTCCAGCGACCCACGGCTGACTTGGTGGTTCGACCACCATCAAAGCGCGTTTCTGAGCGCGGAGGACGAGAGGCACTTCCGCGCCGACCGCAGCGGAAAGAAATTTCACGATCCGACCTACAAGTCGTGTACAAAGTTCATTGCGCACATGGTGAGCAATAACTTCGATTTCGATCCGAGCCGCCTGAATGAGCTGATTCACTGGGCCGACATCATCGACGGCGCCCAGTTTCCCGACGCGCATTCCGCGGTCGAGCTGGGAGCGCCGGCCATGAAGCTCATGATGGTCATCGAAGGAAGCCGCGACCCGAAGAGCAGCAGGAAACTGATCGAGGATTTTCAGGTGAAATCGCTGGACGAGATCATGGCACTCGGCTGGGTGCAGTCGGCTTTCCGCCCGCTGTATGAGCGTCATCTCAAATCGATCGACATCATACGCGAGCATGCGCAGTACGCACAGGGGACCGTCTATTTCGACATCAGCGACTATAAAGACATGGAGGGATACAACAAGTTCATTCCTTATTACCTTTTTCCCGATGCCATCTACTGTGTCGGCGTAAGCCGCTCGAGCTTCCGCTCCAAGATTTCGGTCGGATCCAATCCCTGGAGTGGGCGGCCGCGCATTCACAATCTGGCTGCGCTTTGTGAACGGCACGGCGGAGGAGGGCATCCGGTTGTGGGTGCCATTTCTTTTGCACCGGAAGACCTGCCCCGAGCCCGGCGCATTGCCCATGAGATTGCGCGGGAACTGCGCAACGAATAG
- a CDS encoding ABC transporter permease — protein MVFLFTIIRVALKALGLNKMRSILTMLGIIIGVGAVIAMVSIGQGAQATIAEQIASAGSNMLYVTAGSYNRGGVRSGAGTSSSLTVEDYQGIVRECTAVREASPLVRASAPVVFGDENWFTNIQGVNTNFLRIKLWEMETGTFFTDQDENAAERVCILGKTVVDNLFPGQDPVGQEIRIRNAPWRVIGVLKSKGQSGMGQDQDDTIIAPYTTVQKKLLGITYINAVMVSAVSQTATSTAENQINELLMQRHHIASAEDADFQVRNLSDIAELANNSNKVMTLLLASIAFVSLIVGGIGVMNIMLVSVTERTREIGIRMAVGATGGDVQFQFLTEAVVLAIFGGILGICCGVGASKAISDSLGWPTLVSSAAIGLAFTFAGAIGIAAGWYPALKASRLDPIDALRYE, from the coding sequence ATGGTATTTCTTTTCACCATTATCCGGGTAGCCTTGAAGGCACTCGGTCTCAACAAGATGCGGTCGATCCTGACGATGCTCGGCATCATCATCGGGGTCGGCGCCGTCATTGCCATGGTCAGTATCGGGCAGGGCGCCCAGGCAACCATCGCGGAGCAGATCGCAAGCGCAGGAAGCAACATGCTCTACGTCACCGCAGGCTCCTATAACCGCGGCGGCGTCAGGTCCGGCGCAGGAACCTCGAGCTCCCTGACCGTCGAAGATTACCAGGGAATCGTGCGCGAATGCACCGCGGTGCGCGAGGCATCCCCCCTGGTTCGCGCCAGCGCACCTGTGGTGTTCGGAGATGAAAACTGGTTCACCAACATCCAGGGAGTCAATACCAACTTTCTTCGTATCAAGCTCTGGGAAATGGAGACAGGAACCTTTTTTACCGACCAGGACGAGAACGCGGCAGAGCGCGTTTGCATCCTCGGCAAGACCGTCGTGGACAATCTCTTCCCCGGGCAGGATCCGGTAGGCCAGGAAATCCGCATTCGGAATGCGCCGTGGCGTGTCATCGGCGTGCTGAAGTCGAAGGGCCAGAGCGGCATGGGACAGGATCAGGACGACACCATCATCGCTCCTTACACGACCGTGCAGAAGAAACTGCTGGGAATCACCTACATCAACGCCGTCATGGTTTCTGCCGTATCTCAAACGGCAACGTCGACAGCGGAAAACCAAATCAACGAACTCCTGATGCAGCGCCACCACATCGCTTCGGCCGAAGATGCCGACTTCCAGGTGCGCAACCTCTCGGACATTGCCGAACTCGCAAACAACTCTAACAAAGTGATGACTCTGCTTCTGGCAAGCATCGCTTTCGTCAGCCTGATTGTGGGTGGCATCGGCGTCATGAACATCATGCTGGTGTCCGTCACCGAGCGCACGCGTGAGATCGGCATTCGCATGGCCGTTGGCGCAACGGGCGGGGATGTTCAATTCCAATTCCTCACTGAAGCGGTGGTGCTGGCCATCTTCGGTGGAATCCTGGGCATATGCTGCGGCGTCGGAGCTTCCAAAGCGATATCCGACTCGCTGGGTTGGCCCACCCTGGTTTCATCCGCCGCGATCGGCCTGGCGTTTACTTTCGCCGGGGCGATCGGCATTGCCGCGGGCTGGTATCCCGCGCTCAAGGCCTCCCGCTTGGATCCTATCGATGCGCTTCGATACGAGTGA
- a CDS encoding GWxTD domain-containing protein, producing MRTKKNLTIAISLFSVTISLGLLISSYAAQQQANTSEQDKTQSVDPQKAKVADQQNAQAAGQQKTVPPPERQKIKPADLQKAKARENTLTDYYKRWLNEDVIYIITPEERDLFKALTTDEERENFIEQFWARRNEDPREGGNQFKVEHYRRIAYANEHFASGIPGWKTDRGRIYILYGEPDGKESHPSGGSYQREFWEGGGQTSVYPFERWRYRHIDNVGDDVELEFVDKTFTGEYRLAMDAEEKDALLTVPNAGLTESEEMGLTKKEDRVNYGYMSQTDFQRSKDAPFERLARYFNVQRPPQIKFADLKGIVTTRITYNQLPYTMRTDFIRLSATKVMVPITIELDNKNLEFKKEMGFNRASVNVYGEITTLQARIAGEFENTISAEYTDEFFEAGKNKRSIYQAMVFLDAGQRYRLDLILKDLNSGYVGSMSYGIMVPKFDGEDLQTSSVILANSVNGVPPTYDHLEQFVIGDMKVQPNVKSEYVNGQNLIPYFQIYNAAYDQATLEPSLQISYTVKSGDKVVQDIEDTKGRTVQFTSGQRVVIVAQIPVKDMAPGRYKLEMKILDRISNKSLTTNADFQVVK from the coding sequence GTGCGCACCAAAAAAAACCTGACTATCGCAATAAGTCTTTTCTCGGTAACCATCTCCCTCGGGCTTCTTATCTCGTCCTATGCTGCGCAGCAGCAGGCCAATACGAGTGAACAGGATAAGACCCAGAGCGTTGACCCGCAGAAAGCCAAGGTCGCTGATCAGCAAAATGCCCAGGCTGCCGGCCAGCAGAAGACGGTGCCGCCCCCTGAGCGGCAGAAGATCAAGCCCGCCGACCTGCAGAAAGCGAAGGCAAGGGAAAACACCCTCACCGACTACTACAAGAGATGGCTTAACGAAGACGTGATTTACATCATCACGCCTGAGGAGAGGGACTTGTTCAAGGCCCTCACCACCGACGAAGAGCGTGAGAATTTTATCGAGCAGTTTTGGGCGCGCCGAAACGAGGACCCCCGCGAGGGCGGCAACCAGTTCAAGGTCGAGCATTATCGCCGGATCGCTTACGCCAACGAGCACTTCGCTTCCGGAATCCCGGGCTGGAAAACCGATCGCGGACGCATCTACATTTTGTACGGTGAACCCGACGGCAAAGAATCGCATCCCTCGGGAGGCTCGTACCAGCGCGAATTCTGGGAAGGCGGCGGGCAGACAAGCGTGTATCCCTTCGAACGCTGGCGCTATCGTCACATTGACAATGTGGGCGACGACGTCGAGCTCGAATTCGTGGACAAGACCTTCACCGGCGAATACCGGCTCGCGATGGATGCGGAGGAGAAGGACGCGCTTCTGACGGTCCCCAACGCGGGCTTGACCGAAAGCGAGGAGATGGGGCTCACCAAAAAAGAGGATCGTGTCAACTACGGCTACATGAGCCAGACCGACTTCCAGAGATCCAAGGACGCGCCTTTCGAGCGCCTGGCCCGCTACTTCAACGTTCAGCGGCCCCCCCAGATCAAGTTTGCGGATCTCAAGGGAATCGTCACGACGCGCATAACCTATAATCAGCTTCCCTACACGATGCGGACCGATTTCATCCGGCTTTCGGCAACCAAAGTGATGGTCCCGATCACTATCGAGCTGGATAACAAGAACCTCGAGTTCAAGAAGGAGATGGGATTCAATCGGGCTTCGGTCAACGTCTACGGGGAAATCACAACCCTGCAGGCACGCATCGCCGGCGAGTTCGAAAACACGATCTCCGCGGAGTACACTGACGAGTTCTTTGAGGCCGGCAAGAACAAGCGGTCGATTTATCAGGCGATGGTGTTCCTGGATGCCGGACAGCGATACCGGCTTGACCTGATCCTCAAGGACTTGAACAGCGGCTATGTCGGCTCGATGAGTTACGGCATCATGGTCCCGAAGTTCGACGGCGAAGATCTGCAAACGAGCAGCGTCATACTGGCAAACTCAGTCAACGGCGTTCCCCCGACCTACGATCACCTGGAGCAGTTTGTCATCGGCGACATGAAGGTGCAGCCGAACGTGAAGTCCGAATATGTCAACGGACAGAACCTTATTCCCTATTTTCAGATCTACAATGCGGCGTACGATCAGGCCACGCTTGAACCGTCCCTGCAGATTTCCTACACCGTAAAATCCGGTGACAAGGTCGTGCAGGACATCGAGGACACGAAAGGAAGAACGGTCCAATTTACCTCGGGTCAGAGAGTTGTCATCGTGGCCCAGATCCCGGTCAAGGACATGGCACCCGGCAGATACAAGCTGGAGATGAAGATTCTGGACCGGATCTCGAACAAATCTCTTACCACCAACGCCGATTTCCAGGTGGTCAAGTAG